A stretch of Henckelia pumila isolate YLH828 chromosome 4, ASM3356847v2, whole genome shotgun sequence DNA encodes these proteins:
- the LOC140865238 gene encoding expansin-like A1, which produces MDLLMISLYLVIIIFFHLASLAAACDRCVHQAKVAFFSGDGALQSGACGYGSVAVGLNYGLLAAASPAVYNQGLACGDCFQMRCNNGRLCSKQGTVVLVSDKNGDNGTDFVVSKKAFVSMAKKGMEKEIFKLGILPVQYKRVPCDYAKNKNLSVRVQESSHKPSYLAISFLYQGGQTEIVALDVAQVGSPNWNFMSRNYGAVWDTSRVPAGPLQLRFVVTSGYDGKWYWAKNVLPADWKNGAIYDSGLQINDTAKQGCSPCDDSTWK; this is translated from the exons ATGGATCTGCTAATGATTTCCCTTTACTTAGTAATTATTATATTCTTCCATCTCGCCTCCTTGGCTGCCGCCTGTGATCGCTGCGTCCACCAAGCTAAAGTCGCCTTCTTTTCCGGTGATGGAGCCCTTCAGT CCGGGGCTTGTGGGTACGGCTCCGTCGCAGTAGGATTGAACTATGGCCTCCTCGCCGCCGCCTCCCCCGCCGTGTACAACCAAGGACTTGCCTGCGGTGATTGCTTTCAGATGAGATGCAACAACGGAAGGTTATGCAGCAAACAAGGCACAGTTGTGTTGGTGAGCGACAAAAATGGCGACAATGGGACAGATTTCGTGGTGAGCAAGAAAGCCTTCGTGTCTATGGCTAAAAAGGGAATGGAGAAGGAGATTTTCAAACTGGGAATCCTCCCTGTGCAGTACAAGAG GGTACCATGTGATTACGCAAAGAACAAGAATCTAAGTGTTCGTGTTCAAGAATCGAGCCACAAGCCGAGTTATCTAGCCATTTCTTTCTTGTACCAAGGTGGTCAAACAGAAATCGTGGCACTGGACGTAGCACAG GTGGGATCACCAAATTGGAATTTCATGAGTAGGAATTACGGGGCTGTTTGGGACACGAGCCGGGTCCCTGCCGGGCCTCTGCAGTTGAGGTTTGTAGTGACTTCTGGGTACGACGGGAAATGGTATTGGGCCAAGAATGTGTTGCCTGCTGACTGGAAAAATGGTGCGATTTATGATTCGGGCCTACAGATTAATGATACTGCCAAACAGGGCTGTTCTCCATGTGACGACTCCACCTGGAAATGA